One part of the Desulfonema ishimotonii genome encodes these proteins:
- the pruA gene encoding L-glutamate gamma-semialdehyde dehydrogenase translates to MMSNAIYQIMRPQNEPVLSFLPGSDEKKSLKRRIAEMKASAIEIPLIINGKEIRTGRTGTCIIPHNKSHVLATCHMAGPRETEIAIRAALEAGKKWEATPWDHRLAVFLRAAELISGPWRDTLNAATMLGQSKTVYEADADAACELADFFRFNSYFVRQIMEEQPQSVPGVLNRMEYRPLEGFVFAVTPFNFTAIGGNLPSSPAMAGNTVIWKPSSTAIYSNYYVMKLLTEAGLPDGVINFVPGAGSEVGPVVMGHPMLAGIHFTGSTATFNTMWRTVAQNLENYRNYPRIVGETGGKDFLFAHVSADTDALIHAIISGSFSYQGQKCSATSRVYIPESIWPDVKKGLLREMADLKTGDVEDFTNYMGAVIDQAAFDSVRSYIDFARASPEADIIAGGGCSDETGFFIEPTVIVTTDPHFKTMQEEIFGPVVTVYIYKDDACEKALELCESTSGYALTGAIFARDRIAIAKIEKRLTYSAGNLYINDKTTGAFVGLQPFGGSRASGTNEKAGSKHNLSRWMSPRTIKENFSPSKNYRLGLMQES, encoded by the coding sequence ATGATGTCCAACGCCATTTATCAGATTATGAGACCACAGAATGAACCGGTTCTCTCCTTTCTGCCGGGAAGCGATGAAAAAAAAAGCCTGAAGCGCCGCATTGCCGAAATGAAGGCCTCCGCCATTGAAATCCCCTTAATCATCAATGGAAAAGAGATCAGAACCGGGCGCACCGGAACGTGCATCATCCCCCACAACAAATCCCACGTTCTGGCCACCTGTCACATGGCCGGTCCCCGGGAGACAGAGATAGCCATCCGGGCCGCACTGGAAGCGGGAAAAAAGTGGGAAGCCACACCCTGGGACCATCGCCTTGCCGTATTCCTCCGGGCTGCCGAACTCATCTCCGGCCCCTGGCGGGACACCCTCAATGCGGCCACCATGCTGGGTCAGAGCAAAACCGTGTATGAGGCCGACGCCGATGCCGCCTGTGAGCTGGCGGATTTTTTCCGGTTCAACAGCTATTTTGTCAGGCAGATCATGGAAGAACAGCCCCAAAGTGTTCCGGGGGTTCTGAACCGCATGGAATACCGGCCTCTGGAGGGATTTGTCTTTGCCGTCACCCCGTTTAATTTCACGGCCATCGGCGGCAATCTGCCCTCTTCACCGGCCATGGCCGGTAACACCGTCATTTGGAAACCGTCGTCCACAGCAATCTATTCCAACTATTACGTGATGAAGCTGCTCACGGAGGCCGGACTGCCCGACGGTGTCATCAATTTTGTTCCGGGAGCGGGCAGTGAAGTAGGCCCCGTTGTCATGGGCCACCCCATGCTGGCGGGCATTCACTTTACCGGCTCCACCGCGACCTTCAACACCATGTGGCGCACGGTGGCGCAAAACCTGGAAAACTACCGAAACTATCCCCGGATCGTGGGGGAAACCGGCGGAAAGGATTTTCTCTTTGCCCATGTCTCGGCAGACACTGACGCCCTGATTCACGCGATCATTTCAGGCAGCTTCTCTTATCAGGGCCAGAAGTGTTCCGCCACCTCCAGGGTCTACATCCCCGAAAGCATCTGGCCGGATGTGAAAAAGGGGCTTCTCCGGGAGATGGCAGACCTGAAAACAGGGGATGTGGAGGATTTCACCAATTACATGGGCGCTGTCATCGACCAGGCGGCCTTTGATTCCGTCAGATCCTATATTGATTTTGCCAGAGCCTCTCCTGAAGCCGATATTATCGCCGGCGGCGGATGCAGTGACGAAACCGGTTTTTTCATTGAGCCTACCGTGATCGTCACCACCGATCCCCATTTCAAAACGATGCAGGAAGAGATTTTCGGACCGGTGGTCACTGTATATATTTATAAGGATGATGCCTGTGAAAAGGCTCTGGAGCTGTGTGAATCCACGTCCGGATATGCGCTTACCGGGGCCATCTTTGCCCGGGACAGAATCGCCATCGCAAAGATCGAAAAGCGGCTCACCTACTCTGCCGGAAACCTGTACATCAACGACAAGACCACCGGCGCGTTTGTGGGACTCCAGCCCTTTGGCGGCTCCAGGGCGTCAGGAACCAATGAAAAGGCCGGAAGCAAACATAACCTGTCACGGTGGATGAGCCCCAGGACCATCAAGGAGAATTTCAGCCCGTCCAAAAATTACAGGCTCGGTCTGATGCAGGAATCCTGA
- a CDS encoding cache domain-containing protein — protein MFIKKKISISNTFLFNMIFLATCSTLTIGYFWISHEYSRFSTDAETIRHDYIASRKATIRKEVEAACECVSHYRAFSFAQLKQDVQTRVDNACNTAGFTHAAYHGRESDANVRQRITDALGRLRWSNGRSVIQIVSLSGKIILSPDAPALAGKYLTDAGDSEAARNIRQRFESARAHGDGVTEDSQDRTVLCARAFSPFNWIIFNAESVRQMDNRIQQKVIRRLAAVRFEKEGYLFGIAYDGSPLFLNGEIIRGRSRMWNLSNPATIQLFQTQRNAVRNPDGGYIQYAWKKLRSEDIAQKISFVKGIPGWQWIVGAGVYSDEIDTVIEEKRELLRGEVRERTCIVIAILLIQIVIICVIARYIAFKSRTSFDLFSCFFSRAATAATEIRSQDLHFSEFATLASAANRMVQARISAETAHRESEETYRNLFQNAQVGLFRTKPDKGIFVECNEALARMFGYNTRQAFMREYSLRKGYVDIRVRHKMMSVIRKEGEIRNFEARFRGKEGQIVWLRYSARYFPEQDWIEGVAEDITDIRAAEQEKKKLRNRLNRSRKMEGLGFLAGSVAHDLNNILSGIVTYPDLMLVDLPPDSRLRKPLETIRETGQRATAVVSDLLTMARGTVCSQEVMSVNDVIREYLTSPEHRDQAEKYKDISVNMQLNAGTPNIRGAAIQIRQTLMNLVTNAFESISICGEITVATRTCRLDAPLKGYDNMTGGEYVVVAVCDTGSGISEKDLVRIFEPFYTQKTMGRNGTGLGLAVVWNTVHDHGGYIDVTSNAAGTVFELYFPATSEKIAKAAFSPDIQAYTGSGEKILIVDDDADQREIASGFLIRLGYSVHAVEGGEKALEYMKTNSAELILLDMIMEPGMNGRETYERIIRMRPGQKAIFATGFSEIAEMDRPYESGSVQYVCKPYTFEKIGPAIRKALV, from the coding sequence ATGTTTATCAAAAAGAAAATCAGTATTTCCAATACATTTTTATTTAACATGATATTCCTCGCCACCTGTTCAACACTGACCATCGGGTATTTCTGGATTTCCCATGAATACAGCCGGTTCAGCACAGATGCCGAAACAATCCGCCATGACTATATCGCATCCCGCAAGGCGACGATCAGAAAAGAGGTGGAGGCTGCATGCGAATGCGTCAGCCATTACCGTGCCTTCAGTTTCGCACAACTGAAACAGGATGTGCAGACACGTGTGGACAACGCCTGCAACACGGCAGGCTTTACCCATGCCGCCTATCACGGCAGGGAAAGCGATGCGAACGTGAGACAGCGCATCACAGATGCGCTGGGCCGGTTGCGATGGAGCAACGGCAGGTCCGTCATTCAGATCGTCAGCCTTTCCGGCAAAATTATTTTGTCCCCGGATGCGCCGGCACTGGCGGGAAAATACCTGACGGATGCGGGAGATTCTGAGGCGGCCCGCAATATCCGGCAGCGATTTGAATCTGCCAGGGCACACGGCGACGGCGTTACAGAGGATTCCCAGGACAGAACGGTTCTCTGCGCCAGGGCATTCAGCCCTTTCAACTGGATCATCTTCAACGCGGAATCCGTCCGGCAAATGGATAACCGGATTCAGCAAAAAGTGATCCGGCGACTTGCCGCAGTCCGCTTTGAAAAAGAGGGCTATCTTTTCGGCATCGCTTATGATGGTTCACCGCTCTTCCTGAACGGTGAAATTATCAGGGGCAGGAGCCGGATGTGGAATCTCTCCAACCCGGCAACAATACAACTTTTCCAGACACAGCGGAATGCCGTCCGAAATCCGGATGGCGGATATATTCAATATGCGTGGAAAAAATTAAGGAGCGAAGATATTGCCCAAAAAATCTCATTTGTAAAAGGCATTCCCGGCTGGCAGTGGATAGTCGGCGCCGGCGTATACTCTGACGAAATAGACACTGTTATTGAAGAAAAAAGGGAGTTGCTGAGGGGTGAGGTCCGGGAAAGAACCTGTATTGTCATCGCCATACTGCTGATTCAGATCGTTATCATATGCGTTATCGCCCGCTATATCGCCTTCAAGTCCCGCACGAGCTTTGATCTTTTCTCCTGTTTTTTCTCCAGAGCGGCCACTGCCGCCACTGAAATCCGCAGTCAGGATCTCCACTTTTCCGAATTTGCAACCCTCGCCAGCGCAGCCAACAGGATGGTGCAGGCACGTATCAGCGCTGAGACAGCCCACCGCGAAAGCGAGGAAACCTACCGGAACCTGTTCCAGAATGCCCAGGTGGGGCTGTTCAGAACCAAACCCGATAAGGGAATATTTGTCGAATGCAATGAGGCCCTGGCCCGCATGTTCGGCTATAACACCCGGCAGGCGTTTATGCGCGAGTATTCACTGCGCAAAGGGTATGTCGATATCCGCGTTCGGCACAAAATGATGTCTGTTATCAGAAAGGAGGGGGAGATCCGGAACTTTGAAGCCCGATTCCGGGGGAAGGAAGGCCAGATCGTGTGGCTTCGCTATTCGGCACGGTATTTTCCGGAACAGGACTGGATTGAGGGGGTGGCGGAGGATATTACCGACATCAGAGCGGCCGAACAGGAGAAGAAAAAACTTCGGAACCGGCTGAACCGGTCCAGAAAAATGGAGGGCCTCGGGTTTCTGGCCGGCAGCGTGGCCCACGACCTCAACAACATCCTCTCCGGCATCGTGACCTATCCCGATCTGATGCTGGTCGATCTGCCGCCGGACAGCAGGCTCAGAAAACCGCTGGAGACAATCCGGGAAACCGGCCAGCGGGCCACAGCAGTGGTTTCAGATCTCCTGACCATGGCGCGGGGCACTGTCTGCTCACAGGAGGTGATGAGTGTGAATGACGTAATCCGGGAATACCTGACGTCACCGGAACACAGGGATCAGGCTGAAAAATATAAGGATATCAGCGTCAATATGCAACTGAACGCCGGGACACCGAATATCCGGGGTGCGGCGATTCAGATCCGGCAAACCCTCATGAATCTGGTGACAAACGCCTTTGAATCCATCAGCATCTGCGGGGAGATTACGGTTGCCACCCGGACCTGTCGCCTGGATGCGCCGCTGAAGGGATACGACAATATGACAGGCGGCGAGTACGTGGTCGTGGCGGTGTGTGACACCGGTTCCGGCATTTCCGAAAAAGACCTTGTCCGGATTTTTGAGCCATTTTATACTCAAAAAACCATGGGCAGAAACGGAACCGGCCTCGGACTTGCCGTTGTGTGGAACACAGTTCACGATCACGGGGGGTATATTGACGTAACGAGCAATGCCGCCGGAACGGTCTTTGAATTATACTTTCCGGCAACATCCGAAAAGATTGCCAAAGCCGCTTTCTCCCCTGACATTCAGGCCTATACCGGAAGCGGGGAAAAGATCCTCATTGTAGACGATGACGCAGATCAGCGGGAAATCGCATCCGGCTTTCTGATCCGGCTGGGCTATTCGGTTCATGCGGTTGAAGGCGGTGAAAAGGCGCTCGAATATATGAAAACCAATTCTGCGGAACTGATTCTGCTGGATATGATCATGGAACCCGGCATGAACGGGCGGGAAACCTATGAGCGAATCATTCGGATGCGGCCCGGACAGAAGGCGATCTTTGCCACCGGCTTTTCCGAAATAGCAGAGATGGACCGGCCATATGAGTCGGGATCTGTCCAGTATGTCTGCAAGCCCTATACGTTTGAAAAAATCGGCCCCGCCATCCGCAAGGCGCTGGTGTGA